The Anopheles merus strain MAF chromosome 2L, AmerM5.1, whole genome shotgun sequence genome has a segment encoding these proteins:
- the LOC121594607 gene encoding protein lifeguard 1-like, with the protein MQGDQQQFFSSGTSYPQQQPGYGIGFAPQQPGMQPGFHPSAFAPSAGSPDGYSPYDAESATVKGFDFNDQTIRRGFIKKVYSILTLQLSITFVFVAFVMNHEPTQLFIRRNPSLFWIAFLVMIGTMIAISCCGELRRKAPANFIFLGLFTFAESFLVSMVAATYKSEEVLLAFGITAAVCLGLTLFAFQTKWDFTMMGGILFTAVVVLFLFGLIAMFFPGKTMQIVYSSCGALLFSFYLVYDTQIMMGGNHKFSISPEEYVFAALCLYLDVINIFLHILSIIGASRN; encoded by the exons ATGCAAG GGGATCAGCAGCAGTTCTTTAGCAGTGGTACGTCCTATCCGCAGCAACAGCCAGGATATGGTATCGGGTTTGCGCCGCAGCAGCCCGGAATGCAGCCCGGCTTTCACCCAAGCGCGTTCGCGCCATCGGCTGGCTCGCCGGACGGTTACTCGCCGTACGATGCAGAATCCGCCACGGTCAAGGGGTTCGATTTTAACGATCAAACCATCCGCCGTGGCTTCATCAAGAAGGTGTACTCCATCTTGACC CTGCAACTATCGATCACGTTCGTGTTTGTTGCCTTTGTCATGAACCATGAGCCGACCCAGCTGTTTATTCGCCGCAATCCGTCACTGTTCTGGATTGCGTTCCTGGTGATGATCGGCACGATGATTGCCATTTCCTGCTGCGGTGAGCTGCGCCGTAAGGCGCCGGccaatttcatttttctgGGATTGTTTACCTTTGCGGAATCTTTCTTGGTATCGATGGTTGCTGCGACCTACAAATCGGAAGAG GTGCTGTTAGCATTCGGCATAACGGCGGCCGTCTGTCTCGGGCTCACGCTGTTCGCCTTCCAAACCAAGTGGGACTTTACGATGATGGGCGGCATCCTGTTCACGGCCGTCGTGGTACTGTTCCTGTTCGGTCTGATTGCCATGTTTTTCCCGGGCAAAACGATGCAAATTGTTTACTCCTCGTGCGGTGCGCTGCTCTTCTCCTTCTATCTGGTGTACGACACGCAGATCATGATGGGCGGCAATCACAAGTTCTCCATCAGCCCGGAGGAGTACGTGTTTGCGGCGCTGTGTCTGTATTTGGACGTGATTAACATTTTCCTTCACATCCTCTCCATCATTGGGGCATCGAGGAATTGA